Within the Stenotrophomonas sp. 610A2 genome, the region ACCCAGTTGCTTGGCCGCGACCATGGAGGCCACCGGGCCCAGCGGGATCTTCTGCTCGGCCATGCCGGCTGAAGCGTCGATGGGCGTTGCCACTGGGCCACCGTTTAGGGTGGACGGCACACCCTGCCAGGTCAGCAGCAGCGACCAGAGCAGGCACAGCGGCAGCATCAGGCGCACGGCGGGGCGGATGATATCGGCCCAATAGTTGCCCAGATCCGGCTCGACGTCAGCCGTCGGCGTCTTGTTCGAGGCGGCGTTGGCCGTGCTGGCCAGTGCCTCGCGCGTGCGCCCGCCAAACAGGCCGCGCAGGGTCGCCACCACCAGCGCCAGGCCCATCATCGGGGTGATCACCTGCAGGCCAAGGATGCCGGTCATCTGCGCGAAGTAGGACAGCTGGGCCTGGCCGGAATAGTGCTGCTGGTTGGTGTTGGTCAGGAACGAGACCATGGTGTGCAGCGCCAGATCCCAGCGCATGTTCGGCGCATCATTGGGGTTGAGCGGCAACCAGGCCTGGGTCATGAAGATCGCCAGTGTGAGCACGCCCAGCATTAGGTTGCTGATCAGGAAGGCTTTGACGTACTGCTTCCACCCCATGCCCTGGCCAGGTGCGACACCCAGGATGCGATAGAGAGGCCGTTCGATCAGGCCGAAGACGCGGTCACCCCACATGGGGTTGCCACGCATGACGGCCGCCAGATAGCGACCGATAGGCCAGCCCAGCAGCAGGGCCAGCGCGAACACGGAAAGGAACTCAAACATGGGATGTCCCACCTTGTTGTGGTTGGATCGCAGGTCGTGCGGCTGGAGCGGCCAGCACGCACACCCCCGATGGCAGGGGTGAGGTGACTACGATGCGATGCTTGGCTCAGCTCAGAACGATGCCTGCAGTGCGGCTTCGATGCGCGAGCCGGCCAGGTCAGGGAAGATGCGCTTGGCCGCCGAATCGGTAGCGTGGGCGGTCACGCGCAGTTCGAAGGGCGCCTTGAAGGCCCAGATCCCGCTGAGCTGGCCGTGGGTGTAGCTGTCGTTGTAGGCGTCTTCTAGCCAGTAATGGCCGACCGCTGCCTCCAGACGCACGGTGTCGCTCACCGGCAGGCGAGCACCCAGCTGCGCGTAGATGCCGCGCTCATCGGTGGCCAGCGCGTCGGGCGAGTACGCTAGCTGCAGCCAATAGTTCTGCTTCCAGGTGACGGTGCTGTTCAATTCGGTCCAGTTCAGGTCCACGGTGGTGGACGGGTACCGGTAATGGGTCAGGTTGACGTCCAGTGCCCAGTCATCAGACAGGCCACCCGACCAGCCGGCAACGAAATCCAGTTCGCTGCTGGCATGGGTGTCCGGTGCGAACTCGACATTGGAGCCCCACACCGATGCGTACCAGCCTGATTCTGCGCTGGCCTTGAAACCAGCCTGGACGGCCGCGTCGCCTTGGGTCTGGCTGGAGCCGCGCCAGACGTAGTCGTTGGCAATGGCCGCCGAGCCGGTGACGGTGGCCGCGTTACTGCTGAACGCCGCGCCGGCAAACAGGGCAAGCCCAGCGATACCGCGGGCGACAATCGCCTGGGCGCTGAAGGGCTGGCCCGGGAAAAGATGCAGAGACATGAAAGGACAACTCACGGAATGGCTGTTCAGCCGATGAGAAATTGTCGAATCGATGCCTGTAAAAAGCCCATTCCCCGGCTGATATGCCGCGTAAATTCTTCATAAAATTTCACGGCTTGTTTGCAGCCGGGGGGCTGGTGGCGGTCCATTACGGTGATTTTATGTGGGGGCTCGCAAAAACGTCTGGCGATTTTACGGCCGCCGCGAAGACCATGGCATCACCGCACCGCAGGGTGTGAAACCAGAACGACAATGACCGTCATCGTGATACGCCACGCAGCCCGCAGCAACGAAACGCCGGACTTGCCCGCACACCTGGGCAACCATGCTTTGGGTGTGCAGGGAATGCAGCTGCG harbors:
- a CDS encoding TorF family putative porin — protein: MSLHLFPGQPFSAQAIVARGIAGLALFAGAAFSSNAATVTGSAAIANDYVWRGSSQTQGDAAVQAGFKASAESGWYASVWGSNVEFAPDTHASSELDFVAGWSGGLSDDWALDVNLTHYRYPSTTVDLNWTELNSTVTWKQNYWLQLAYSPDALATDERGIYAQLGARLPVSDTVRLEAAVGHYWLEDAYNDSYTHGQLSGIWAFKAPFELRVTAHATDSAAKRIFPDLAGSRIEAALQASF